The proteins below come from a single Hyphomicrobium denitrificans ATCC 51888 genomic window:
- the serC gene encoding 3-phosphoserine/phosphohydroxythreonine transaminase, which translates to MRFSFASASSMLPPQVLAKLSADIIEWRASGMSALELPFNGSDFADILDEAEHELRSLLQLPRSYKVLFLQGGASTQFAALPMNLAAEHQPCDYVLSGHWSRRAIEVASDWCDVRIIASAHDGALPDPASWRRSPDAVYCHFTSTETAEGLQYHDYPKPNGSPLIADMTADFLTRPLPVERFELVYASAQKNLGAAGLTIVIVNENLLSNSKRKVPPSLDYARQASANSKVNTPPTFAIVVAFRMLQWLRQEGGLDAAAAKNIAKSKELYAVIDESDFYRCFASPRDRSNISICFRLPDPKLDQLFLDEAEQNGLMHLKGHPNVGGIRACLYNGVTADAASALATFMSDFKRHRG; encoded by the coding sequence ATGCGTTTCAGCTTTGCCTCAGCGTCATCAATGCTACCGCCACAGGTGCTTGCAAAACTCAGTGCCGACATTATCGAATGGCGAGCAAGCGGCATGTCGGCGCTCGAGCTGCCGTTCAACGGAAGCGACTTCGCCGACATCCTGGACGAAGCCGAGCATGAGCTGAGATCACTTCTCCAGCTTCCTCGAAGCTACAAGGTCCTTTTTCTTCAGGGTGGCGCCTCGACGCAATTCGCAGCCCTGCCGATGAACCTCGCAGCCGAGCATCAACCTTGTGATTACGTGCTGTCAGGCCACTGGTCGCGCCGCGCGATCGAAGTCGCATCGGATTGGTGCGACGTTCGCATCATTGCATCCGCACACGACGGCGCCCTTCCCGATCCCGCATCGTGGCGCCGTTCGCCCGACGCTGTATATTGCCACTTCACCAGCACGGAAACCGCCGAAGGGTTGCAATACCACGACTATCCAAAGCCAAACGGCTCCCCGCTGATCGCCGACATGACAGCGGACTTTCTTACACGTCCCCTTCCCGTCGAGCGCTTCGAACTCGTCTATGCGAGCGCGCAAAAAAACCTCGGCGCCGCGGGCCTGACGATCGTGATCGTAAACGAGAACCTTCTCAGCAATTCAAAGCGCAAAGTTCCGCCATCTCTCGACTACGCGCGCCAGGCCTCAGCAAACTCGAAGGTCAACACTCCGCCAACGTTCGCGATCGTCGTGGCGTTCCGAATGCTGCAGTGGTTGCGTCAGGAAGGCGGGCTCGATGCTGCCGCCGCAAAGAACATCGCCAAAAGCAAAGAGCTATACGCCGTGATCGACGAAAGCGATTTCTATCGCTGTTTCGCTAGCCCTCGCGATCGCTCGAACATCAGCATCTGCTTTCGTCTCCCTGATCCAAAGCTCGATCAATTGTTCCTCGATGAAGCCGAACAAAATGGCCTCATGCACCTCAAGGGTCATCCCAACGTCGGCGGCATCCGCGCCTGTCTCTACAATGGCGTGACGGCGGACGCAGCGTCGGCGCTCGCGACTTTCATGTCGGATTTCAAGCGCCACAGAGGATGA
- a CDS encoding urate hydroxylase PuuD — MDIALLDLAARVLHVAGVIIWVGHNWVNVVQIPKFRRVLPDAPQEAVKGVFMAASKREHGIFRHASLVVLATGLFMLWRRGDFVEALSLSGSSAIIGLGAWTGTLMVSNLWFVLWPHQKKVLGFIEASTEERLRCARITFLSSRVNTVLSMVTLFLMIAGAHGGLSLS, encoded by the coding sequence ATGGACATCGCACTGCTCGATCTCGCGGCGCGTGTGCTTCACGTTGCCGGCGTGATCATCTGGGTCGGCCACAACTGGGTCAACGTTGTGCAAATTCCCAAGTTTCGCCGTGTGCTTCCCGACGCACCGCAAGAGGCCGTGAAAGGCGTGTTCATGGCTGCATCCAAACGCGAGCACGGAATATTCCGCCACGCCTCGCTGGTCGTACTCGCAACCGGCCTCTTTATGCTGTGGCGGCGCGGAGATTTCGTGGAAGCACTGTCGCTTTCAGGATCGTCGGCAATCATCGGTCTCGGAGCATGGACCGGAACGCTTATGGTTTCGAACCTCTGGTTCGTCCTCTGGCCGCATCAGAAAAAAGTCCTCGGCTTCATCGAGGCTTCGACGGAAGAACGCCTGCGTTGCGCCCGCATCACCTTTCTCTCGTCCCGAGTGAATACGGTTCTATCCATGGTGACGCTCTTTCTCATGATCGCGGGAGCGCACGGCGGACTCTCACTCAGCTGA
- the pqqE gene encoding pyrroloquinoline quinone biosynthesis protein PqqE produces MPKDGSGLSLDGLGLPLWLVLELTYKCPLKCPWCSNPVDFDQYRNELTTEEWKKVLRAGRRLGSLQLGFTGGEPMLRNDLEELVAEADSLGYYTNLITSGVGLNKDRLRALKKAGLKQVQLSIQSNDRQHSTKLVGVDVLDHKIDIARSIKAEGFPMVLNVPVSRFNIERTEALIDLAEDLGVEYLEFANLQYYNWALLNRAELLPTREQLAKSEAAVNAARARLGKKLTIFFVVPDYYDDRPKACMNGWGAVHLTIAPDGTALPCQEARLIKGIDFPSVRDHELDWIWHKSPAFNKFRGDSWMSEPCRSCSEKEKDFGGCRCQAFLFTGDAANTDPVCSKSSNRHLIDNLIARAEQRGIPETACDGPLKMRETKRRQRSEAQ; encoded by the coding sequence ATGCCAAAGGATGGATCCGGATTAAGTCTTGATGGCCTTGGCCTGCCGCTCTGGCTCGTGCTCGAGCTGACCTACAAATGCCCGCTGAAATGCCCCTGGTGCAGCAACCCCGTCGATTTCGATCAATACCGCAACGAACTCACCACCGAAGAATGGAAGAAGGTTCTCCGCGCCGGTCGCCGACTCGGATCGCTGCAATTGGGTTTCACCGGCGGCGAGCCCATGCTCCGCAACGATCTCGAGGAACTCGTCGCTGAAGCTGACAGCCTTGGCTATTACACGAACCTCATCACATCGGGCGTCGGACTGAACAAGGACCGCCTTCGTGCTTTGAAGAAGGCCGGACTGAAGCAAGTCCAGCTCAGCATTCAGTCGAACGATCGCCAACACAGCACAAAACTCGTCGGCGTCGACGTGCTCGACCACAAGATCGATATCGCACGCTCCATCAAGGCCGAAGGCTTTCCGATGGTGCTGAACGTCCCCGTCAGCCGCTTCAACATCGAACGTACAGAGGCTCTGATCGACCTCGCAGAGGATCTCGGAGTTGAATATCTCGAGTTCGCCAATCTCCAATACTACAACTGGGCTCTGCTCAACCGCGCGGAACTTCTGCCGACGCGTGAGCAGCTGGCGAAGTCGGAAGCGGCCGTCAACGCCGCCCGCGCGCGGCTCGGCAAAAAGCTGACGATCTTCTTCGTGGTTCCTGACTATTACGATGACCGTCCGAAAGCCTGCATGAACGGCTGGGGCGCGGTGCACCTGACGATTGCGCCGGACGGCACCGCGCTGCCCTGCCAGGAAGCGCGGCTGATCAAGGGTATCGACTTTCCAAGCGTGCGCGATCACGAGCTCGACTGGATCTGGCACAAATCCCCGGCATTCAACAAATTCCGCGGCGACTCGTGGATGTCGGAGCCCTGCCGAAGCTGCAGCGAAAAGGAAAAGGACTTCGGCGGCTGCCGCTGTCAGGCGTTCCTGTTCACCGGTGATGCAGCGAATACCGACCCGGTCTGCTCCAAATCGTCCAACAGGCACCTGATCGACAATCTCATCGCACGCGCCGAACAGCGCGGCATCCCCGAAACGGCATGCGATGGTCCGTTGAAAATGCGCGAGACGAAGCGCCGCCAGCGCTCGGAGGCCCAGTGA
- the pqqD gene encoding pyrroloquinoline quinone biosynthesis peptide chaperone PqqD, producing the protein MEPDRQLQTSDVVELNPNFHFRWEEPQQANVLLYPEGIVKLNETAAAILEACTGGQSIAIGVAELAERYGKADLTADALKFLEVAHAKGWIRIKS; encoded by the coding sequence ATGGAACCCGACCGGCAGCTCCAAACGTCGGATGTTGTGGAGTTGAATCCCAATTTTCATTTTCGTTGGGAGGAGCCGCAACAAGCTAACGTACTTCTCTACCCTGAAGGCATCGTCAAGCTCAACGAGACGGCAGCGGCGATTCTGGAAGCCTGCACAGGTGGCCAATCCATTGCGATTGGCGTTGCAGAACTCGCCGAACGCTACGGCAAAGCCGATCTCACCGCCGACGCATTGAAATTTTTGGAGGTTGCGCATGCCAAAGGATGGATCCGGATTAAGTCTTGA
- the pqqA gene encoding pyrroloquinoline quinone precursor peptide PqqA: MQESLLKEPEAKTWVAPAYCDLRLGFEVTAYIYVR; the protein is encoded by the coding sequence ATGCAAGAGAGCCTGCTTAAGGAGCCGGAAGCAAAGACATGGGTCGCGCCTGCGTACTGCGACCTGCGTCTCGGATTCGAAGTCACGGCCTACATCTACGTTCGGTAG
- a CDS encoding beta-ketoacyl-ACP synthase — MSQGHDKKGRPLVAVTGMGVVTSLGNGKADNWAALTQGRSGIRSITRFPTDGLRTTIAGTVDTLKVSPYSAPSLSIAMALEAANEALHEAQAGSNGKFPGPLFLATPPAELEWPQRRALYQSALDKNESGYRRLLASARASDWDEMQSLFQFSSVANHVAERLGTRGLPTSVSTACASGATAIQLGVEAIRRGETDAALCIGTDSSVQIEALIRFSLLSALSTNNAAPEQASRPFSKNRDGFVMAEGAGALVLESYEGAKRRGARILGFVRGCGEKADDYHRTRSKPDGTAIIGAIRNAIDDACLSPDDIDYVNAHGTSTPENDKMEYLSLKAVIGDRVANVPMSSNKSMIGHTLSAAGAIEAVFSLLTIRNGTLPPTINYAVPDAEIPMDVVPNVARQARVQAVLSNSFGFGGQNAALVITAP, encoded by the coding sequence ATGTCGCAAGGTCACGATAAAAAAGGAAGACCGCTCGTCGCCGTCACGGGCATGGGCGTGGTCACTTCGCTCGGAAACGGCAAGGCCGACAACTGGGCCGCACTGACACAAGGGCGCTCGGGCATCCGCTCCATCACGCGCTTCCCGACCGACGGCCTGCGCACGACAATCGCCGGCACGGTCGATACGCTGAAGGTCTCGCCCTATTCCGCCCCGTCGCTCTCCATTGCGATGGCGCTGGAGGCAGCCAACGAAGCACTGCATGAAGCGCAAGCAGGATCGAACGGCAAGTTCCCCGGTCCGCTCTTCCTCGCCACACCGCCCGCCGAACTCGAATGGCCGCAGCGGCGAGCCCTCTATCAGAGTGCGCTGGATAAAAACGAGTCGGGATACCGGCGCCTTCTCGCCTCGGCGCGCGCCTCCGACTGGGACGAGATGCAGTCGCTGTTTCAGTTCTCGAGCGTCGCAAACCACGTTGCCGAACGGCTTGGAACGCGCGGACTGCCGACGTCCGTTTCGACCGCCTGCGCATCCGGCGCGACCGCGATCCAGCTCGGCGTCGAGGCGATCCGCCGTGGCGAAACCGATGCCGCGCTCTGCATTGGAACCGACAGCTCCGTCCAGATCGAGGCGCTGATCCGCTTTTCGCTTCTCTCGGCCCTCTCGACCAACAACGCCGCGCCTGAGCAGGCCTCCAGGCCATTCTCGAAAAACCGCGACGGCTTCGTCATGGCCGAAGGCGCCGGAGCCCTGGTCCTCGAATCCTACGAGGGAGCCAAGCGGCGCGGCGCACGCATCCTGGGCTTCGTGCGCGGCTGCGGTGAGAAAGCCGACGACTATCACCGCACGCGATCCAAGCCGGACGGCACCGCCATCATCGGCGCAATCCGCAACGCCATCGACGACGCCTGCCTGTCTCCGGACGACATCGATTACGTAAATGCACACGGAACCAGCACGCCGGAAAACGACAAGATGGAATATCTTTCGCTGAAGGCCGTGATCGGCGACCGCGTCGCAAACGTCCCGATGAGCTCGAACAAATCCATGATCGGCCATACGCTCTCAGCGGCCGGCGCGATCGAGGCGGTCTTCTCCCTCTTGACGATCCGTAACGGCACATTGCCGCCAACGATCAACTACGCAGTCCCCGACGCCGAGATACCGATGGACGTCGTGCCGAACGTCGCCCGGCAAGCGCGCGTTCAAGCAGTACTCTCGAACTCGTTCGGCTTTGGCGGACAGAACGCGGCCCTGGTCATCACCGCACCCTGA
- a CDS encoding beta-ketoacyl-ACP synthase, which yields MTEATAPREVWITGIGLISSLGIDAETHKTHFETGTGRVLDESRYAPYPVHPLAPLEWSKQIPKNSDQRQMETWQRIGVYAAGLALADAGIAGNAELLDRTNLVVAAGSGERDTKVDCDVLEAIHSDDETALLAKSVLPSALRPTLFLAQLSNMLAGNISIVHHVTGSSRTFMGEESGAFAAAENAFRRISSGQADVILIGGALNAEREDLLLGYEIGHNLWRGPFKPAQERSGQDGGGFIPGSVGAFLTIESRAHAEARGAKAYARIADIRTDYTARKQGDIARSLTQLFETFLPRIPAGRLPVWAGSSGVDPSTTEDLAFFDLLPAYDIAPDVRVYGDDLGYSVEAHFFAGLALAALTTDGRGERKSRNPGAARNALVTGTGYWRGEALALIEAIG from the coding sequence ATGACCGAAGCGACCGCGCCACGCGAGGTTTGGATTACCGGGATCGGGCTTATCAGCTCGCTCGGGATCGATGCGGAAACTCACAAGACGCACTTCGAAACCGGCACGGGCCGCGTCTTGGACGAGTCGCGCTATGCCCCATACCCCGTGCATCCTCTCGCACCGCTGGAATGGTCGAAGCAGATACCGAAGAACAGCGATCAGCGGCAGATGGAGACGTGGCAGCGGATCGGCGTGTATGCCGCAGGCCTCGCCCTCGCCGACGCCGGCATTGCGGGCAATGCGGAACTGCTCGACCGCACCAACCTTGTCGTTGCCGCGGGCAGCGGCGAGCGGGACACGAAAGTGGATTGCGACGTACTCGAAGCAATTCACTCCGACGATGAAACCGCGCTCCTCGCCAAGAGCGTACTTCCGAGCGCGCTGCGTCCGACTCTCTTTCTGGCGCAGCTGTCGAACATGCTCGCCGGAAACATCTCCATCGTGCACCACGTCACTGGTTCGTCGCGGACGTTCATGGGCGAAGAGTCCGGTGCTTTCGCCGCAGCCGAAAACGCCTTCCGGCGAATCTCGTCGGGTCAAGCCGACGTCATCCTCATTGGCGGCGCACTCAACGCAGAACGCGAAGACCTGTTGCTTGGCTACGAAATCGGCCACAACCTATGGCGCGGCCCGTTCAAGCCGGCTCAGGAAAGAAGCGGGCAAGACGGCGGCGGCTTCATCCCCGGCAGCGTCGGCGCGTTTCTGACGATTGAATCGCGCGCGCATGCCGAAGCACGCGGCGCAAAAGCCTATGCACGCATTGCCGATATCCGAACCGATTACACCGCGCGCAAGCAAGGCGACATCGCCCGGTCCCTGACCCAGCTCTTCGAGACATTCCTTCCTCGCATTCCCGCCGGCCGTTTGCCCGTGTGGGCGGGGAGCAGTGGCGTGGACCCGTCAACGACGGAAGATCTGGCGTTCTTCGATCTCTTGCCGGCGTACGACATCGCTCCCGACGTTCGCGTCTACGGCGACGATCTCGGCTACTCCGTCGAGGCGCACTTTTTCGCCGGTCTCGCGCTCGCAGCGTTGACGACGGATGGCAGAGGCGAGCGTAAGTCTCGCAACCCCGGAGCCGCGAGAAACGCACTCGTGACGGGTACCGGCTATTGGCGTGGCGAAGCACTCGCCCTTATCGAAGCAATCGGGTGA
- a CDS encoding zinc-binding dehydrogenase, with translation MQTCECTHAQQTTVRAVQLTGERALALTHIAEPPAPAPDEIKVQIRAVALNHIDVWSWRGMAFAKRELPIVLGAEASGEVLAVGSEVKDLAPGDIVAFYGAKTCGACQPCREGRDNFCEGERAMYGFNIDGFLRDRMNIPARLAVKAPKALDAISAACAPITFGTVEHMLFDNAKLKAGETILVQAGGSGIGTAAIQLAKSVGATVITTVGSDDKMEKVRALGADHIINYRRERFEGRVRKITNRRGVDVVFEHVGPDTWEGSILSLSRGGRLVTCGSTTGVAAKTNLYLLFQQQLRLIGSFGCRIENMKTVMGRMAASHIEPVIDTVISLDDIEEGLRRLEERRVFGKIIVKF, from the coding sequence ATGCAAACGTGTGAATGCACTCACGCTCAACAAACGACAGTCCGCGCGGTCCAGCTGACGGGCGAGCGCGCGCTGGCATTGACGCACATCGCCGAACCGCCTGCTCCCGCTCCGGATGAAATTAAAGTGCAAATACGTGCGGTCGCGCTCAACCACATCGACGTGTGGAGCTGGCGCGGCATGGCCTTCGCAAAGCGCGAACTGCCGATCGTCCTCGGCGCCGAAGCGTCAGGCGAAGTCCTCGCTGTCGGCTCGGAAGTAAAGGATCTCGCACCGGGAGACATCGTCGCATTTTACGGCGCCAAGACATGCGGCGCCTGCCAGCCTTGCCGCGAAGGACGCGACAACTTCTGCGAAGGCGAGCGCGCGATGTACGGCTTCAACATCGACGGCTTTCTGCGCGACCGCATGAACATTCCGGCCCGCCTCGCCGTCAAAGCTCCGAAGGCCCTGGACGCGATATCAGCAGCGTGCGCGCCGATCACCTTCGGAACCGTCGAGCATATGCTGTTCGATAACGCCAAACTGAAAGCCGGTGAGACGATCCTCGTGCAGGCCGGCGGCAGCGGCATCGGCACGGCGGCAATTCAGCTCGCGAAATCCGTCGGCGCAACCGTCATCACCACGGTCGGCAGCGACGACAAGATGGAGAAGGTGCGCGCGCTCGGCGCCGATCACATCATCAACTACCGCCGCGAACGTTTCGAAGGCCGCGTCCGAAAAATCACCAATCGCCGAGGCGTCGACGTCGTCTTCGAACATGTCGGACCGGACACGTGGGAGGGCAGCATCCTCTCGCTCTCGCGCGGCGGTCGCCTCGTCACTTGCGGATCGACGACAGGCGTCGCTGCGAAAACCAACCTCTATCTCCTGTTCCAGCAGCAGCTGCGCCTCATCGGCAGCTTCGGATGCCGGATCGAGAACATGAAAACCGTGATGGGCCGAATGGCCGCCTCCCACATCGAGCCGGTGATCGACACCGTCATATCGCTCGACGATATCGAGGAAGGCCTTCGCCGGCTGGAAGAGCGCCGGGTCTTCGGCAAAATCATCGTCAAATTTTAA
- a CDS encoding beta-ketoacyl-ACP synthase has translation MSNDTLDHKGRPLVAVTGRGVVTSLGIGKSDNWTKLTAGQSGIKPIRRFDTRGLKTTIAGTVDHFDIEPYSAFDLSTAMAEAAAAEAIEEACIGSRSSFPGPLIIATPPSELEWPHLRQLYNALPDSDISGYARLLASARSGKHADLARHVRFAAIADRLKDRFSTRGEPLSICTACASGATTIQLGLEAIRRGDTEAALCVGTDATVHPEGLIRFSLLSALSTVNDAPQKASKPFAKRRDGFVIAEGAGAVVLESLSAAKARGAPILGIVRGCGEKADSFHRTRSNPDGAAMIGAIRKTLDDAGVTPEQIDYVNAHGTSTPENDRMEYLSLKAVLGEHLANTPVSSNKSMIGHTLIAAGSVEAVFSLLTIETSILPPTINYDEPDPDLPLDVVPNTSRSKSVSTVLSNSFGFGGQNVCVVFSSEPA, from the coding sequence ATGTCCAACGACACCCTCGATCACAAGGGACGGCCACTGGTTGCCGTGACCGGCCGAGGCGTCGTGACCTCGCTCGGCATCGGCAAATCCGACAACTGGACGAAGCTGACCGCCGGTCAGTCCGGCATCAAACCCATTCGACGCTTCGATACGCGCGGCCTGAAAACGACGATCGCGGGAACCGTCGATCATTTCGACATTGAGCCCTACTCGGCATTCGATCTCTCGACCGCAATGGCCGAAGCCGCAGCCGCCGAGGCCATCGAAGAAGCATGCATCGGGAGCCGCTCGTCATTTCCAGGGCCGCTCATCATCGCGACGCCACCCTCCGAACTGGAATGGCCGCACTTGCGTCAGCTGTACAACGCGCTGCCGGACTCCGACATCTCCGGCTATGCGCGCCTCCTCGCCAGCGCGCGCTCCGGCAAACACGCCGATCTCGCACGTCACGTTCGCTTCGCCGCCATCGCCGATCGCTTGAAAGACCGCTTTTCTACGCGCGGCGAACCACTCTCGATCTGCACGGCGTGCGCATCCGGCGCGACCACCATCCAGCTTGGGCTCGAAGCGATCCGGCGCGGAGATACCGAAGCGGCGCTCTGCGTCGGCACCGACGCCACCGTTCATCCCGAAGGCCTGATCCGCTTTTCGCTTCTCTCCGCGCTCTCAACCGTCAACGATGCTCCGCAAAAGGCATCGAAGCCTTTCGCAAAACGTCGGGACGGCTTTGTCATCGCCGAAGGCGCCGGCGCGGTCGTGCTTGAATCGCTCAGCGCTGCAAAAGCACGCGGCGCTCCGATCCTTGGCATCGTGCGCGGATGCGGAGAGAAAGCCGACAGTTTCCATCGCACGCGTTCCAACCCCGACGGCGCCGCGATGATCGGCGCAATCCGCAAGACGTTGGACGACGCCGGCGTCACGCCAGAGCAGATCGACTACGTCAATGCTCACGGCACCAGCACGCCCGAAAACGATCGCATGGAATATCTCTCGCTCAAGGCTGTATTGGGAGAGCATCTCGCAAACACGCCGGTCAGCTCCAACAAATCCATGATCGGTCACACCCTGATTGCAGCAGGCTCGGTCGAAGCTGTGTTTTCGCTCCTCACGATCGAGACCAGCATTCTGCCGCCGACGATCAACTACGACGAACCCGATCCTGACCTGCCGCTCGACGTAGTTCCAAACACCAGCCGCTCCAAATCCGTCTCGACCGTACTGTCGAATTCTTTCGGCTTTGGAGGACAGAACGTCTGCGTCGTCTTCTCCAGCGAGCCCGCATGA
- a CDS encoding beta-ketoacyl-ACP synthase: MPNGDEREQVWITGIGLISSLGVGIDEHWNKLHGETPPRPVIDEGRFAPYTVHPMPEIDVAQQIPRTSDQRQMDRWQKFGVYAAGLALQDAGIAGNDALLDKTDLCIAAGNGERDIALDSRILATADADGDAASRLNTELMTGLRPTLYLVQLSNLLAGNISIIHKATGSSRTFKGEEMAGVSAIKNAVDRIKAGQGDLFLVGGALNAEREDFLLGCELTGGLYHGPHKSVWDRQGENDGFIPGSVGVFLVLESSSHAKARGAMPYAQIAGIASDRSPRAPGDIAATASTLLKELPLDTSNRELFVMSGASGVRATTAEELQFLSNVQKAGIEPVIRAWGSIFGHTHEAHFLVGIALAALALSKSEFYPPFDTSGVEHTRKTWADQILVTTFGHWRGEGLGLVQSVW, translated from the coding sequence ATGCCGAACGGGGACGAGCGCGAGCAGGTCTGGATCACCGGCATCGGCCTGATCAGCTCACTCGGCGTCGGCATAGACGAGCACTGGAACAAACTTCACGGCGAAACCCCGCCCCGCCCCGTCATCGATGAAGGCCGCTTCGCGCCGTATACGGTGCATCCGATGCCGGAGATCGATGTCGCGCAACAGATCCCGCGAACAAGCGATCAGCGGCAGATGGATCGCTGGCAGAAATTCGGAGTTTATGCCGCAGGTCTCGCGCTGCAGGACGCGGGCATTGCAGGCAACGACGCTCTGCTCGACAAAACCGATCTTTGCATCGCCGCAGGCAACGGTGAGCGCGACATTGCGCTCGACTCTCGCATTCTCGCGACGGCGGATGCCGACGGGGACGCAGCATCCCGTCTCAATACCGAACTGATGACAGGTTTGCGGCCGACGCTCTATCTCGTTCAGCTGTCGAACCTGCTCGCAGGCAATATCTCGATCATCCATAAGGCGACCGGATCCTCGCGCACGTTCAAGGGCGAGGAGATGGCGGGCGTATCGGCGATTAAAAATGCCGTCGACCGCATCAAAGCCGGACAAGGCGACCTCTTTCTCGTCGGCGGCGCACTCAACGCCGAACGCGAAGATTTTCTTCTCGGCTGCGAACTGACGGGCGGTCTGTATCACGGCCCGCACAAATCGGTCTGGGACCGGCAAGGCGAAAACGACGGCTTCATTCCGGGTAGCGTCGGCGTCTTCCTCGTTTTGGAATCGAGCAGCCACGCGAAAGCGCGCGGCGCTATGCCCTATGCGCAAATAGCCGGTATCGCGTCGGATCGCTCGCCTCGCGCGCCCGGCGATATCGCGGCGACCGCGAGCACGCTTCTTAAAGAACTCCCCCTCGATACGAGCAATCGCGAACTGTTCGTCATGAGCGGCGCAAGCGGCGTGCGCGCAACGACAGCCGAGGAACTGCAATTTCTTTCAAACGTGCAGAAAGCCGGGATTGAACCCGTTATCCGCGCCTGGGGAAGCATTTTCGGTCACACGCACGAAGCGCATTTTCTCGTCGGCATCGCGCTCGCGGCCCTGGCGCTCTCCAAAAGCGAATTCTATCCGCCCTTCGACACGTCCGGCGTCGAGCACACCCGCAAGACGTGGGCCGATCAGATTCTCGTCACGACGTTCGGCCATTGGCGCGGCGAAGGCTTAGGCCTCGTCCAGTCGGTCTGGTGA
- a CDS encoding 3-hydroxyacyl-ACP dehydratase FabZ family protein, producing the protein MRLEYFQMLDEIVEAATADRRTLVARAFVPEHSPVFEGHFPGHPIMPGVLMLETMAQASGYLLLTLNGFSRMIFFASAKEANFRSFVLPGSTLEVKAEVIHEGSGYAVTQATLSQNGKRVADARLTMRSVPFTSPALQAHVLNEGRRLSLVTTEAR; encoded by the coding sequence GTGCGGCTTGAATATTTTCAGATGCTCGACGAGATCGTCGAAGCGGCAACGGCTGATCGTCGCACGCTGGTCGCACGAGCATTTGTTCCGGAGCACAGCCCGGTTTTCGAAGGTCATTTCCCTGGCCATCCCATAATGCCCGGCGTCCTGATGCTTGAGACGATGGCGCAGGCTTCGGGTTATCTCCTGCTGACGCTGAACGGCTTCTCGCGCATGATTTTCTTCGCGAGCGCCAAGGAAGCAAACTTCAGATCCTTCGTGCTTCCCGGCAGCACGCTCGAAGTAAAGGCCGAAGTCATCCACGAAGGCTCGGGCTATGCGGTGACGCAGGCGACCCTTAGCCAGAATGGTAAACGCGTCGCCGATGCCCGGCTGACCATGCGCAGCGTGCCCTTCACGTCGCCCGCTCTGCAAGCCCATGTGTTGAATGAGGGCCGGCGATTGAGCCTCGTTACGACGGAGGCCCGATGA
- a CDS encoding acyl carrier protein has protein sequence MASTFETVAGIISSASDIPLERITPDSHVMKDLEVDSLSFLDITFEIDQKFGIQLPVEEWLAAVNEGKANGADYFVLRNLCTQIDGLRAPATV, from the coding sequence ATGGCGTCCACGTTCGAAACCGTAGCCGGCATTATTTCGTCGGCTAGCGATATTCCTCTCGAGCGAATAACCCCCGACAGCCACGTCATGAAAGACCTCGAAGTCGACAGTCTATCGTTTCTCGATATAACGTTCGAAATCGACCAGAAATTCGGGATTCAGCTGCCGGTCGAGGAATGGCTCGCGGCGGTTAACGAGGGCAAGGCGAACGGCGCCGACTACTTCGTTCTTCGCAATCTCTGCACGCAAATCGACGGCTTGCGCGCCCCGGCTACCGTCTGA